In Bradyrhizobium lablabi, one DNA window encodes the following:
- a CDS encoding YiiX/YebB-like N1pC/P60 family cysteine hydrolase — protein sequence MGWMFDSAGRLIARLQKPTNHRAPFTVNDLTALRDTLQPGDVLLVEGKGRISGSIKYLTQSTWSHSALYVGPIAGTATDGEPHVLIEANIDEGVVSAPLSKYLHCQTRICRPVGLSDADCEKVCRYASERIGLGYDFKNVIDLMRYLFPWPVTQRWNRRTIALGSGDASRIICSSLIAQAFDAVRYPILPKITRVESQTAPREIAEIRHSSLYAPCDFDISPYFMVVKPTLARGFNYKDMHWADLPQAHTAHVTLAPEIEGAIAEVA from the coding sequence ATGGGCTGGATGTTCGACAGTGCCGGACGTTTGATTGCCCGGTTGCAGAAGCCGACCAACCACCGTGCGCCATTCACTGTTAACGATTTGACGGCCTTACGCGACACCCTTCAACCTGGTGATGTTTTGCTCGTTGAGGGCAAAGGCCGTATTTCCGGCAGCATCAAATATCTCACTCAATCAACCTGGTCGCATTCCGCGTTGTACGTCGGGCCGATCGCCGGCACCGCAACCGACGGCGAGCCCCACGTACTGATCGAAGCTAATATCGACGAAGGTGTCGTGTCGGCGCCGTTGTCGAAATATCTGCATTGTCAAACCCGTATCTGTCGGCCGGTGGGCTTGAGCGACGCGGACTGCGAAAAGGTCTGCCGTTACGCCTCCGAACGCATTGGGCTCGGCTACGATTTCAAGAACGTCATCGACCTGATGCGCTATCTATTCCCATGGCCGGTGACGCAGCGTTGGAACCGCCGAACGATCGCACTCGGCTCCGGCGATGCCAGCCGCATCATCTGTTCTTCGCTGATTGCGCAAGCATTCGACGCCGTGCGTTACCCGATCCTGCCTAAGATCACGCGCGTCGAGAGTCAGACGGCGCCGCGCGAAATCGCCGAGATCCGTCACTCGTCACTTTATGCGCCGTGCGACTTCGATATTTCGCCCTACTTCATGGTGGTGAAGCCCACGCTCGCGCGCGGCTTCAATTATAAAGACATGCATTGGGCCGATCTTCCCCAGGCTCACACCGCACACGTCACGCTCGCTCCAGAAATCGAAGGCGCGATCGCGGAGGTGGCCTAG
- a CDS encoding LysR family transcriptional regulator, which translates to MLRENLNDVLAFLAVARYRSFTRAAAKLGVSQSALSHTIRGLEARLGLRLLARTTRSVAPTEAGERLLGALGPRFDEIEAELAGLSELRDKPAGTIRITSGEHAAEAILWPALAKLLPRYPDIKVELNIDYGLTDIVAERYDAGVRLGEQVAKDMIAVRIGPDFRMAVVGAPSYFARRPKPKHPQDLTAHDCINIRLPTYGSIYAWEFEKRGRALKVRVEGQLVFNNIALRVNAALAGLGLAYLSEDQVREHVAEGRLVRVLSDWCPPFSGYHLYYPSRRQAAPAFALLVEALRYRGSSR; encoded by the coding sequence ATGCTTCGAGAAAATCTGAATGACGTCCTCGCTTTCCTCGCCGTCGCGAGGTATCGCAGCTTCACGCGGGCGGCGGCGAAGCTCGGTGTTTCGCAGTCGGCGCTGAGCCACACCATCCGCGGCCTCGAAGCTCGACTGGGGCTGCGACTTCTGGCACGAACCACACGGAGCGTCGCGCCCACCGAAGCGGGCGAACGCCTGCTCGGGGCACTTGGACCGCGTTTCGACGAGATCGAGGCCGAACTCGCCGGACTAAGCGAACTCCGGGACAAGCCTGCGGGCACCATCCGCATCACCAGCGGCGAGCACGCAGCGGAAGCCATCCTCTGGCCTGCACTGGCGAAGCTCTTGCCGCGCTATCCCGACATCAAGGTCGAGCTCAACATCGACTATGGCCTGACGGACATCGTCGCGGAGCGCTACGACGCCGGCGTTCGTCTCGGCGAGCAGGTAGCAAAGGACATGATTGCGGTGCGCATCGGTCCCGACTTTCGCATGGCGGTCGTCGGCGCACCTTCCTATTTCGCCAGACGCCCGAAGCCGAAGCACCCGCAGGACTTGACCGCGCACGACTGCATCAATATCCGCCTGCCGACCTATGGCAGCATCTACGCCTGGGAATTTGAAAAGCGAGGGCGTGCACTAAAGGTGCGCGTCGAAGGACAGCTGGTGTTCAACAACATCGCTCTGAGAGTGAATGCGGCACTGGCGGGATTGGGCCTGGCTTACTTGTCCGAAGACCAGGTGCGGGAGCACGTCGCCGAAGGCCGTCTCGTCCGGGTCCTCAGCGATTGGTGCCCGCCGTTTTCAGGCTATCACCTCTACTATCCAAGCCGCCGACAAGCTGCGCCAGCATTCGCTTTGCTGGTCGAAGCGTTGCGATACCGCGGTTCAAGTCGCTAA
- a CDS encoding oxygenase MpaB family protein, whose product MLSEDDFESSLDTVCEAAAGSIEGVFGPASLTWRVDREAAVFLGAGRALLLQLAHPWVAAAIAEHSRTFADPIGRFHQTFNTVFTMVFGTRDQALAAARRLHRRHAAVTGILPGTVGRFAAGSQYRANEVSALRWVHSTLAETAVLTHDLVLPALTDIEREKYWVEARLFAALFGIRPADLPSSWTSFTAYNEAMLRSDMLTVSPAAREIAEQIFSGGATKLRAPKWYLALTAHLLPERLRGEFGLVFGECEQRSMNLALALIRRLYPRLPIRIRAVGPYQEALARLQGERRPDLAVRWLNRLWIGRPMME is encoded by the coding sequence TTGTTGTCTGAAGATGATTTTGAAAGCAGTCTCGACACCGTTTGCGAGGCGGCGGCCGGATCAATTGAGGGGGTCTTCGGTCCCGCTTCACTGACCTGGCGGGTCGACCGCGAGGCGGCCGTCTTCCTTGGCGCCGGCCGCGCCTTGTTGCTTCAGTTAGCGCACCCCTGGGTTGCCGCTGCCATCGCCGAGCATTCCCGGACCTTTGCTGATCCGATCGGCCGGTTCCACCAAACGTTCAACACTGTTTTCACGATGGTGTTTGGCACGCGCGATCAGGCGCTGGCTGCGGCCCGGCGACTGCATCGGCGTCACGCCGCGGTGACAGGAATATTGCCGGGGACGGTTGGCCGCTTCGCCGCGGGCTCTCAATACCGCGCCAACGAGGTCTCGGCGCTACGGTGGGTGCACTCCACGCTCGCAGAGACTGCCGTGTTAACTCATGATCTCGTCTTGCCAGCGCTCACGGATATCGAGCGTGAGAAATACTGGGTCGAGGCCCGCCTGTTCGCGGCGTTATTCGGCATTCGGCCAGCCGATTTACCATCAAGCTGGACGTCATTCACTGCTTACAATGAGGCGATGCTGCGGTCGGATATGCTCACTGTCAGCCCCGCCGCCCGCGAAATTGCTGAGCAAATCTTCTCGGGGGGCGCGACAAAATTGCGTGCGCCGAAGTGGTATCTAGCGCTCACGGCCCACTTGCTGCCAGAGCGGCTACGCGGTGAATTCGGATTGGTCTTCGGCGAATGTGAACAACGTAGCATGAATTTGGCGCTCGCGCTGATCCGACGCCTCTATCCGCGGCTTCCAATACGCATACGAGCGGTGGGCCCTTATCAAGAGGCCCTGGCGCGCTTGCAAGGCGAGAGGCGGCCCGACTTGGCAGTGCGTTGGCTCAACAGACTTTGGATCGGCCGGCCGATGATGGAATAA
- a CDS encoding YciI family protein, producing the protein MTYFLCKMILPRSDFVQTMTDAEKNIMKAHGDYLQSLAEVGSIVCHGPVDDPKGGWGLSIFSARDQMEVERLTAADPIILDDVGARYEILPMKKLRMKGASRASRAPLKFPTCASSVSRQ; encoded by the coding sequence ATGACCTACTTCTTGTGCAAAATGATCTTGCCGCGCTCGGACTTCGTACAAACGATGACCGACGCCGAGAAAAACATCATGAAGGCTCACGGCGACTACCTTCAGAGCCTGGCCGAAGTTGGTTCGATCGTGTGTCACGGCCCTGTAGATGATCCCAAAGGTGGGTGGGGGCTGTCGATCTTTTCTGCAAGGGACCAAATGGAGGTTGAGCGTCTGACAGCCGCCGACCCGATAATTCTGGATGATGTCGGTGCGAGGTATGAAATTCTTCCGATGAAAAAACTTCGGATGAAGGGAGCGAGCCGAGCAAGCCGAGCGCCGTTGAAGTTCCCTACATGCGCGTCGTCGGTGAGCCGGCAGTAG
- a CDS encoding methyltransferase family protein — MLAAVALQWLMPLPFMPAAVPAGWIGGAVFAIALALAAWAITTITRAGSNVPTNMPTTTIVDTGPYRFTRDPIYLGMFLGLVGLAIAFDSLWLLAALVPFVLVIRYGVVAREEAYLERKCGHAYQPKLGHTWRRASPAERPTVRSTAAETR, encoded by the coding sequence GTGCTTGCCGCGGTCGCCCTGCAATGGCTCATGCCCTTGCCGTTCATGCCGGCTGCGGTGCCCGCGGGCTGGATCGGCGGTGCGGTGTTTGCCATAGCGCTCGCGCTCGCCGCCTGGGCGATCACTACCATCACTCGGGCTGGCTCGAACGTACCCACCAACATGCCGACCACCACCATCGTCGACACAGGCCCCTATCGCTTCACGCGCGACCCCATCTACCTCGGCATGTTTCTTGGGCTCGTCGGTCTCGCCATTGCCTTCGACAGCCTCTGGCTGCTGGCGGCGCTCGTGCCCTTCGTCCTCGTTATCCGCTATGGCGTAGTGGCTCGGGAGGAAGCCTATCTCGAGCGCAAATGTGGCCACGCTTATCAGCCTAAGCTCGGACACACTTGGCGACGAGCGTCGCCAGCCGAGCGGCCGACGGTACGATCGACTGCCGCGGAAACCCGCTAA
- the glk gene encoding glucokinase, with the protein MGGRRIIGDIGGTNARFAIAEGGKYRELMHVEVARFGSLHDALTDYLNGLPPALRSGLDGALAVAGPVFGDKVTLTNLGWSFSISDLHRSLGLGSLKVVNDFAATAMAVPHLPGADVFPVGPRTPEAAGPIGIIGPGTGLGVSALIPDGRKWVMVAGEGGHVTLPSASKEEDAIIEVLRKRWSHVSAERVLSGAGLVNLYEALCTIDGSAARALTPADVTRYAIGGTDLQCVRAFSHFCAFLGSAAGDLALTFGATGGIYIAGGILLQFKEAFASSPFRERFERKGRFAGMLAKIPTCLILEESPALLGLAHLPLAG; encoded by the coding sequence TTGGGCGGCCGACGCATCATCGGAGACATCGGAGGTACGAACGCACGGTTCGCGATCGCCGAGGGCGGCAAATATCGTGAGCTCATGCATGTGGAGGTGGCCCGATTCGGCTCGCTTCACGACGCGCTGACCGATTATCTCAACGGTCTGCCGCCTGCATTGCGGTCCGGACTCGACGGCGCTCTTGCGGTCGCGGGCCCGGTGTTCGGCGACAAGGTGACGCTCACGAACCTGGGCTGGTCATTTTCAATCAGCGATCTACATCGAAGCCTTGGACTGGGCTCGCTGAAGGTTGTCAATGATTTCGCCGCAACGGCAATGGCGGTACCGCATCTGCCGGGCGCGGACGTGTTTCCGGTCGGGCCGAGAACTCCGGAAGCCGCCGGTCCGATCGGGATCATCGGTCCCGGCACGGGACTGGGCGTGAGCGCCTTGATACCTGACGGGCGAAAATGGGTGATGGTCGCGGGCGAGGGCGGGCACGTGACCTTGCCGAGCGCGTCCAAAGAGGAGGACGCCATCATCGAGGTCCTTCGGAAGCGCTGGAGCCATGTCTCGGCCGAGCGCGTGCTCAGTGGCGCAGGTCTCGTCAATCTCTATGAAGCACTCTGCACAATCGACGGCTCCGCCGCGCGGGCGTTGACGCCGGCCGACGTAACTCGTTACGCCATCGGCGGGACAGATCTCCAATGTGTGAGGGCGTTCTCACATTTCTGCGCATTCCTGGGGTCGGCGGCCGGCGACCTCGCACTGACGTTCGGCGCCACCGGCGGCATATACATCGCCGGCGGGATACTGCTGCAGTTCAAGGAAGCGTTCGCGTCGTCTCCGTTCCGCGAAAGATTCGAACGAAAGGGACGTTTCGCCGGCATGCTGGCCAAAATTCCGACCTGTCTCATCCTCGAAGAGTCGCCGGCGCTCCTCGGCCTAGCTCATCTGCCGTTGGCGGGTTAG
- a CDS encoding helix-turn-helix transcriptional regulator, giving the protein MSILLLLQARGRMTAEALASEFEVSVRTIYRDVDQLSAADVPIYADRGPSGGFQLLDGYRTKLTGLSPAEAETLSLAGLPGPAAQLGLADLLTAAQLKLSAALPERARANAGRVGARFHLDPVGWFRSADDAKLLPTIANAVWNEKCLDVHYRRAEGAVERRLQPLGLVLKAGVWYLVAQVGDQPRTYRVSNIIDLAVTEESFKRPKDFDLTRFWVTSSRAFETSVYHSSATLRVTARGLAKLDVLGSLVARAAAETATPPDADGWVSVTIPIESIDRAASGLIALGADAEVVEPSELRERLVTTVQELVRLYAPTQLTERRPRQRKRR; this is encoded by the coding sequence TTGTCGATCCTATTGCTCTTGCAAGCCCGCGGTCGGATGACGGCCGAAGCGCTGGCGAGCGAATTCGAGGTTTCGGTTCGCACCATCTATCGTGACGTCGATCAGCTCAGCGCCGCGGACGTGCCGATCTATGCGGATCGCGGCCCGAGCGGCGGATTCCAGTTGCTCGACGGCTATCGCACCAAGCTCACCGGCCTTTCGCCCGCCGAGGCCGAGACACTGTCGCTCGCCGGCCTGCCGGGACCCGCGGCGCAACTTGGCCTCGCCGATTTGCTCACGGCGGCCCAACTGAAATTGAGCGCGGCATTGCCCGAACGCGCACGCGCAAACGCAGGCCGCGTCGGCGCGCGGTTCCACCTCGATCCCGTTGGCTGGTTCCGCAGTGCCGATGACGCCAAGCTGCTGCCGACGATCGCCAACGCGGTGTGGAACGAGAAGTGCCTCGACGTGCACTACCGGCGAGCGGAGGGCGCGGTCGAGCGCCGGCTGCAGCCGCTCGGCCTCGTGCTCAAGGCCGGCGTCTGGTACCTCGTCGCGCAGGTCGGCGATCAGCCGCGCACCTATCGTGTCTCCAACATCATCGACCTCGCGGTGACCGAGGAGTCGTTCAAACGGCCGAAGGATTTCGACCTGACGCGGTTCTGGGTCACGTCATCACGCGCGTTCGAGACCAGCGTCTACCATTCCAGCGCGACGCTGCGGGTGACGGCGCGCGGGCTCGCCAAGCTCGACGTGCTCGGCTCGCTGGTCGCCCGGGCGGCCGCCGAGACGGCGACGCCGCCGGATGCCGACGGCTGGGTCAGCGTCACGATCCCGATCGAGTCGATCGACCGGGCCGCGTCCGGTCTGATCGCGCTCGGTGCCGACGCCGAGGTCGTCGAACCCTCGGAGCTGCGCGAGCGGCTCGTCACGACGGTGCAGGAGCTCGTCCGCCTGTACGCGCCCACGCAGCTGACGGAGCGCCGCCCGCGACAGCGCAAGCGGCGCTGA
- a CDS encoding PLP-dependent aminotransferase family protein — translation MTLRGWADLYAWQLDRASRTPLTRQIYIQVRSAVLSGALRPGTRMLSSRAMASKLGVARASVVLAYEHLLAEGYVESRHGSGTFIAGDLTGLASRRRGAPRATKRAVPTSAQTFSDFERSAVQSDARPFNTGRTLIDARTAETWRSLTHRAVRRLGANDLGYTDPAGLAELRENICDYVRAARAVRCDPEQIVITAGTQQAIDIAIRVLLAPGDEVWVEDPGYPLTHAQLLLAKARPHPIPVDAQGLVVDAGMRMAPRARVAFVTPSHQFPTGVALSMARRLELLAWARQSGAFIVEDDYTSEFRYSGPPLASLQGLDNTEQVIYVGTLNKALFPGLRIGYAVVPRALLQAFVGARYLIDRQPATLQQAVVSEFMQQGHFAAHIRRMRQLYREQRDALAETLMRRAADRLDVAVPDQGMHLVAYLRDGSSDIAVEASAQRAGIVVRAISRFYRTAHPRAGLMLGFSGFPRQSIVPSAARLATLVAKCVRA, via the coding sequence ATGACATTGCGCGGATGGGCCGATCTCTACGCTTGGCAGCTCGATCGGGCGAGCCGCACGCCGCTCACACGGCAGATCTACATACAGGTGCGCTCCGCCGTGCTGTCCGGCGCGCTCCGTCCGGGCACGCGCATGCTGTCCTCCCGAGCCATGGCATCGAAGCTCGGCGTGGCGCGTGCGTCCGTGGTTTTGGCGTATGAGCACCTGCTCGCCGAAGGCTATGTCGAGAGCCGCCACGGCTCGGGCACGTTCATCGCGGGCGATCTGACCGGCCTTGCATCACGACGGCGCGGCGCTCCGCGCGCGACAAAGCGCGCCGTGCCGACATCGGCGCAGACCTTTTCCGACTTCGAGCGATCGGCGGTGCAGAGCGACGCCCGCCCGTTCAACACCGGCCGCACGCTGATCGATGCGCGTACCGCCGAGACGTGGCGCAGCCTGACCCATCGCGCCGTGCGCCGGCTCGGTGCGAATGACCTCGGCTACACCGATCCCGCCGGCCTAGCCGAGCTGCGCGAGAACATCTGTGACTATGTACGAGCGGCGCGCGCGGTGCGTTGCGACCCCGAGCAGATCGTCATCACGGCCGGCACCCAGCAAGCAATCGACATCGCAATCCGTGTGCTGCTCGCGCCCGGCGACGAGGTGTGGGTCGAGGATCCTGGTTATCCGCTGACCCACGCGCAGTTGCTGCTCGCCAAGGCGCGGCCGCATCCCATTCCCGTCGATGCCCAAGGTCTGGTCGTCGACGCCGGCATGCGCATGGCACCTCGGGCGCGCGTAGCGTTCGTCACGCCCTCGCATCAGTTTCCGACCGGCGTTGCGCTGTCCATGGCGCGTCGCCTGGAGCTGTTGGCGTGGGCGCGGCAGAGCGGCGCGTTCATTGTCGAGGACGACTACACCAGCGAGTTCCGCTATTCGGGGCCGCCGCTCGCATCGCTGCAGGGCCTCGATAACACCGAGCAGGTGATTTACGTCGGCACGCTCAACAAGGCGCTATTTCCGGGTCTACGCATCGGTTACGCCGTGGTGCCGCGCGCGTTGCTGCAGGCTTTTGTAGGCGCGCGCTATCTCATCGATCGCCAACCTGCGACGCTGCAGCAGGCGGTCGTTTCCGAGTTCATGCAACAAGGCCATTTCGCTGCGCACATTCGTCGCATGCGCCAGCTATATCGCGAACAGCGCGACGCGCTGGCGGAGACGCTGATGCGTCGCGCGGCGGATCGGCTCGACGTTGCGGTGCCCGATCAGGGCATGCACCTCGTCGCCTATCTGCGCGACGGATCGTCTGACATCGCTGTCGAGGCCAGCGCCCAACGCGCCGGTATCGTCGTGCGCGCGATCAGCCGCTTCTATCGCACAGCGCACCCCCGCGCAGGTCTCATGCTGGGGTTTAGCGGGTTTCCGCGGCAGTCGATCGTACCGTCGGCCGCTCGGCTGGCGACGCTCGTCGCCAAGTGTGTCCGAGCTTAG
- a CDS encoding IS30 family transposase, whose protein sequence is MAHKFHRGFTAAEKTELWDRWKRGESLKAIGRAFGKQSSSIYFLVAPHGGIRPAERRRSRLALTLAEREVISRGVTAHRSARSIAKLLGRSPSTVSREMSRNGGYDRYRATLADENAWARARRPKCCKLASSPRLRRAVAGKLRLDWSPEQIAGWLKRTHPEDECNQVSHETIYRSLFVQTRGVLKKELLSHLRSKRSMRRSKPVDPDGDRRGHIKDIVSIRQRPAAVEDRAVPGHWEGDLLSGPNNSYIATLVERHTRYVMLAKVAGKDTRTVVTALIKQAKKLPKELYKSLTWDRGKELTDHRRFTLATKIDVYFCDPQSPWQRGSNENTNGLLRQYFPKGTDLSVHSQAYLNKVARQLNERPRETLQFETPAERFSACVASTG, encoded by the coding sequence ATGGCTCACAAATTTCATAGAGGGTTTACTGCGGCAGAGAAAACGGAGTTATGGGATCGCTGGAAGCGCGGGGAGTCGCTAAAGGCGATCGGACGCGCTTTTGGTAAGCAGTCATCGTCGATCTATTTTTTGGTGGCTCCGCATGGTGGGATTCGTCCTGCCGAGCGGCGTCGCTCCAGGCTGGCATTGACGCTCGCGGAACGCGAGGTGATTTCCAGAGGTGTTACGGCACATCGATCGGCCCGATCGATCGCCAAGTTGCTTGGCCGCTCACCCTCGACGGTGAGCCGGGAAATGAGCCGCAATGGCGGCTATGATCGCTACCGAGCGACGCTTGCGGACGAGAATGCCTGGGCGCGAGCTCGTCGTCCAAAATGCTGTAAATTGGCGAGCAGTCCGCGGCTACGGCGAGCTGTCGCGGGGAAGCTCAGATTGGATTGGTCACCCGAGCAGATAGCCGGCTGGCTGAAGAGAACGCATCCTGAAGACGAGTGTAATCAGGTGTCACACGAGACGATCTACCGCAGCTTATTTGTACAAACCCGTGGCGTGCTCAAGAAAGAGCTGCTTAGTCATCTTCGATCGAAGCGCTCGATGCGTCGCTCCAAGCCGGTCGATCCGGATGGCGATAGACGGGGGCATATCAAGGATATCGTCTCAATCCGCCAGCGACCGGCGGCGGTTGAAGATCGAGCGGTGCCTGGCCATTGGGAAGGCGATCTGCTGTCCGGGCCGAACAACAGCTACATCGCGACCTTGGTCGAGCGTCATACGCGCTACGTGATGTTGGCCAAGGTGGCCGGTAAGGACACCCGAACGGTCGTCACCGCGCTCATCAAGCAGGCGAAGAAGCTACCAAAGGAGCTGTATAAGTCCCTGACCTGGGATCGGGGAAAGGAACTTACGGATCATCGTCGCTTTACGTTGGCGACCAAAATCGACGTATATTTTTGCGATCCGCAAAGCCCGTGGCAGCGCGGGTCGAACGAGAACACCAATGGCCTGCTGAGACAGTACTTTCCGAAGGGCACCGACTTGTCGGTGCACTCACAAGCCTACCTGAACAAAGTGGCTCGTCAGCTAAACGAACGACCACGTGAGACCTTGCAATTTGAAACCCCAGCAGAGAGATTTAGCGCCTGTGTTGCGTCGACCGGTTGA
- a CDS encoding DMT family transporter yields MAATATAVMVALATANDGGRRWPGTVLITASAIAFSLAGLFTRLIDLDVWTVLFWRALFGGIFIAGYIVWREGRRVLPAIRQTGIAGVAVTISSALATICFINALRQTSVADVLVINATAPFITATLAYAWTADREHWTTLTASLVALVGVVVMSSGALASGHLLGDLLALIMTILISAMMVIVRRNRNISMLPAACLSAFLCAVIVAPVSHPLAATAHDFLYLALFGTMQFGLGLLLLTLGTRLVSATRSALIGSLATPLAPAWVWLAVGEIPAVATVVGGLIVLAAILADILLKKSSAVPERVEQAA; encoded by the coding sequence ATGGCGGCGACCGCAACGGCCGTCATGGTGGCTCTCGCGACCGCAAACGATGGCGGCCGGAGATGGCCGGGCACCGTGCTGATCACGGCATCTGCCATCGCTTTCAGCCTGGCCGGGCTCTTCACCCGTCTTATCGACCTCGACGTCTGGACGGTGCTGTTCTGGCGCGCCTTGTTTGGCGGCATCTTCATCGCCGGTTACATCGTCTGGCGTGAAGGCCGTCGCGTTCTCCCGGCGATTCGCCAGACGGGGATCGCTGGGGTCGCGGTGACGATCTCATCGGCGCTTGCGACAATCTGCTTCATCAACGCGCTGCGCCAGACGAGCGTCGCCGACGTGCTGGTGATCAACGCGACGGCGCCGTTCATCACGGCTACGTTGGCGTATGCGTGGACGGCGGACCGGGAGCATTGGACGACGCTCACCGCCAGCCTCGTGGCGCTCGTCGGTGTCGTCGTGATGAGCAGCGGCGCGCTCGCCTCTGGTCACCTGCTCGGTGACCTGCTCGCGCTCATCATGACGATCCTGATATCGGCGATGATGGTGATCGTGCGCCGCAATCGCAATATCTCGATGCTCCCCGCCGCATGCCTCTCCGCGTTCCTGTGCGCCGTCATCGTCGCGCCGGTTTCGCATCCGCTCGCCGCAACGGCACACGATTTCCTCTACCTCGCGCTGTTCGGCACGATGCAGTTCGGCCTCGGCCTGCTTTTGCTTACGCTCGGCACGCGGCTCGTCTCCGCAACACGGTCAGCCCTGATCGGCAGCCTAGCAACGCCGCTTGCGCCCGCATGGGTCTGGCTCGCGGTCGGGGAGATCCCGGCGGTCGCAACGGTCGTCGGCGGGCTCATCGTCCTGGCCGCAATTCTCGCCGACATTCTGCTCAAGAAATCCAGCGCAGTGCCCGAGCGTGTGGAGCAGGCGGCCTGA
- a CDS encoding DUF1127 domain-containing protein: protein MSTLLQERQQPITAPRLRDRVAAQFVTPRASARHEPAATVPNRPVEAPRGPWRLILGSIVATLREWRRRSVARRELANFDERILRDIGVDPSIVDYEMRQSFWRPLRDWRH, encoded by the coding sequence ATGTCGACACTCTTGCAGGAGCGCCAGCAGCCGATCACCGCGCCCAGGCTTCGGGACCGAGTTGCGGCGCAATTTGTGACCCCGCGGGCATCGGCCAGGCACGAGCCGGCGGCCACCGTTCCCAATCGCCCGGTCGAGGCGCCGCGTGGGCCCTGGCGCCTGATCCTGGGCTCGATCGTCGCGACGCTGCGCGAGTGGCGCCGCCGCAGCGTGGCGCGCCGCGAGCTCGCGAACTTCGACGAGCGGATCCTGCGTGACATCGGCGTCGATCCCAGCATCGTCGACTACGAGATGCGCCAGTCGTTCTGGCGGCCACTTCGCGATTGGCGGCATTGA
- a CDS encoding DNA-directed RNA polymerase subunit alpha C-terminal domain-containing protein: protein MLYPAPELPDDTPVENVRFATRIRKTLHAAGMKTIGDVREVSDAALLSLPDFGSGSLSYLREALGLPSTDGVRPKIKKPT, encoded by the coding sequence ATACTTTATCCGGCCCCAGAGCTTCCAGACGACACCCCCGTCGAGAACGTCCGATTTGCTACCAGGATACGGAAGACACTCCATGCCGCTGGCATGAAGACGATTGGCGACGTGCGTGAAGTTTCCGACGCTGCGCTGCTTAGCCTTCCAGATTTCGGCAGCGGTTCGCTATCTTATCTTCGTGAGGCCCTTGGTCTCCCGTCAACCGATGGCGTACGTCCAAAGATCAAAAAGCCCACCTGA
- a CDS encoding phasin family protein — translation MSDNVTLFPNILQPATALKAYAPIGVKFWENQETALDGLKEFADGWFARRRKSTQAALEAAKQIGEAATPSDVFREYQNWLTRAMELLAEDGNAYQQQLLKAGANLSARPEAPQTDERRTG, via the coding sequence ATGAGCGACAACGTGACGTTATTTCCGAACATCCTGCAGCCAGCAACTGCTTTGAAGGCCTATGCACCGATAGGCGTCAAGTTCTGGGAGAACCAAGAAACCGCGCTCGATGGCTTGAAGGAATTTGCCGACGGTTGGTTTGCGCGGCGTCGTAAGAGCACGCAAGCGGCGCTTGAAGCGGCCAAACAGATCGGCGAAGCCGCGACACCCTCCGATGTATTCCGGGAATATCAGAACTGGCTTACGCGAGCGATGGAACTGCTCGCGGAGGATGGCAACGCCTATCAGCAACAATTGTTGAAGGCCGGAGCTAACCTAAGCGCAAGGCCGGAAGCGCCGCAGACCGACGAGCGTCGAACCGGCTAA